From the genome of Rhizophagus irregularis chromosome 29, complete sequence, one region includes:
- a CDS encoding Protein phosphatase PP2A regulatory subunit B variant 2 yields the protein MADSDSGWKFAQCFGDKGEVEDITEADIISTVEFDHTGDYLATGDKGGRVVLFERNDGKKGCEYKFYTEFQSHEPEFDYLKSLEIEEKINKIKWCKRQNAAHFLLSTNDKTIKLWKVFEKSLKVVAENNLNDGARPQNGRIQQLKLPKLTHHDTIIAAVPRKVYANAHAYHINSISINSDGETYISADDLRINLWNLNISDQSFNIVDIKPVNMEELTEVITAAEFHPLHCNLFMYSSSKGTIKLSDMRAAALCDQHAKLFEEQEDPANKSFFSEIISSISDVKFSKDGKYILSRDYLTLKIWDITMENRPLKTINIHDHLRNKLCDLYENDCIFDKFECTFSGDGQNVLTGSYNNYFHIYDREGLSDIALQADKSAFKAKRVGSAKNKSMLSRGKTNNRKEEINVDAIDFNKKILHASWHPNENSIAVAATNNLFIFTYV from the exons ATGGCCGATTCGGACAGTGGTTGGAAATTTGCTCAATGCTTTGGTGACAAGGGCGAGGTCGAGGACATTACAGAAG CTGACATTATCTCGACCGTGGAATTTGACCATACTGGTGATTACCTTGCCACTGGAGATAAAGGAGGACGAGTAGTATTATTTGAACGCAACGATGGG AAGAAAGGTTGTGAATACAAATTCTACACCGAATTTCAATCGCACGAGCCTGAATTCGATTATTTGAAAAGCTTGGAAATTGAAGAAAAGATTAACAAGATTAAATGGTGCAAGCGACAGAATGCTGCGCATTTTTTATTGTCTACCAACg ACAAGACTATCAAACTTTGGAAAGTGTTTGAAAAATCTTTGAAAGTTGTCGccgaaaataatttaaatgatggtGCACGACCTCAAAATGGCAGAATCCAACAGCTGAAGTTACCGAAACTTACACATCACGACACAATTATTGCTGCCGTTCCTCGCAAAGTATATGCTAATGCTCATGCATATCATATTAATTCCATATCTATTAATTCTGATGGTGAAACGTATATATCTGCGGATGACCTAAGAATCAATTTATGGAATTTAAATATTAGCGACCAAAGTTTTA ATATTGTTGATATTAAACCAGTTAATATGGAAGAATTAACTGAAGTTATTACCGCAGCAGAATTTCATCCTCTTCATTGTAATTTGTTTATGTACAGTAGCAGTAAAGGGACTATAAAATTAAGTGATATGAGGGCGGCGGCATTATGTGATCAACATGCAAAAT TATTTGAGGAACAAGAAGATCCTGccaataaatcttttttctcAGAAATTATTTCATCTATTTCTGATGTTAAGTTCAGCAAAGATGGAAAGTATATTCTTTCGCGTGACTATTTGACTCTGAAAATCTGGGACATAACTATGGAAAATCGACCACTGAAAACAATCAATATTCATGATCATTTGCGAAATAAACTTTGTGATCTTTATGAAAATGATTgtatttttgacaaatttgaATGTACTTTTAGTGGGGATGGACA AAATGTCCTAACTGGCTCGtacaataattatttccaTATTTATGACCGAGAGGGATTGTCCGATATTGCTTTGCAAGCTGATAAGAGTGCATTCAAAGCTAAGCGTGTCGGATCAGCAAAGAATAAGTCGATGCTTTCGCGTGGAAAAACTAATAATAGAAAGGAAGAAATTAACGTTGATGCCattgattttaataagaaaattcttCACGCTTCATGGCATCCAAACGAAAATTCGATTGCTGTGGCTGCAACTAataatcttttcatttttacgtACGTATGA
- a CDS encoding Protein phosphatase PP2A regulatory subunit B, which produces MADSDSGWKFAQCFGDKGEVEDITEADIISTVEFDHTGDYLATGDKGGRVVLFERNDGKKGCEYKFYTEFQSHEPEFDYLKSLEIEEKINKIKWCKRQNAAHFLLSTNDKTIKLWKVFEKSLKVVAENNLNDGARPQNGRIQQLKLPKLTHHDTIIAAVPRKVYANAHAYHINSISINSDGETYISADDLRINLWNLNISDQSFNIVDIKPVNMEELTEVITAAEFHPLHCNLFMYSSSKGTIKLSDMRAAALCDQHAKLFEEQEDPANKSFFSEIISSISDVKFSKDGKYILSRDYLTLKIWDITMENRPLKTINIHDHLRNKLCDLYENDCIFDKFECTFSGDGQNVLTGSYNNYFHIYDREGLSDIALQADKSAFKAKRVGSAKNKSMLSRGKTNNRKEEINVDAIDFNKKILHASWHPNENSIAVAATNNLFIFTEL; this is translated from the exons ATGGCCGATTCGGACAGTGGTTGGAAATTTGCTCAATGCTTTGGTGACAAGGGCGAGGTCGAGGACATTACAGAAG CTGACATTATCTCGACCGTGGAATTTGACCATACTGGTGATTACCTTGCCACTGGAGATAAAGGAGGACGAGTAGTATTATTTGAACGCAACGATGGG AAGAAAGGTTGTGAATACAAATTCTACACCGAATTTCAATCGCACGAGCCTGAATTCGATTATTTGAAAAGCTTGGAAATTGAAGAAAAGATTAACAAGATTAAATGGTGCAAGCGACAGAATGCTGCGCATTTTTTATTGTCTACCAACg ACAAGACTATCAAACTTTGGAAAGTGTTTGAAAAATCTTTGAAAGTTGTCGccgaaaataatttaaatgatggtGCACGACCTCAAAATGGCAGAATCCAACAGCTGAAGTTACCGAAACTTACACATCACGACACAATTATTGCTGCCGTTCCTCGCAAAGTATATGCTAATGCTCATGCATATCATATTAATTCCATATCTATTAATTCTGATGGTGAAACGTATATATCTGCGGATGACCTAAGAATCAATTTATGGAATTTAAATATTAGCGACCAAAGTTTTA ATATTGTTGATATTAAACCAGTTAATATGGAAGAATTAACTGAAGTTATTACCGCAGCAGAATTTCATCCTCTTCATTGTAATTTGTTTATGTACAGTAGCAGTAAAGGGACTATAAAATTAAGTGATATGAGGGCGGCGGCATTATGTGATCAACATGCAAAAT TATTTGAGGAACAAGAAGATCCTGccaataaatcttttttctcAGAAATTATTTCATCTATTTCTGATGTTAAGTTCAGCAAAGATGGAAAGTATATTCTTTCGCGTGACTATTTGACTCTGAAAATCTGGGACATAACTATGGAAAATCGACCACTGAAAACAATCAATATTCATGATCATTTGCGAAATAAACTTTGTGATCTTTATGAAAATGATTgtatttttgacaaatttgaATGTACTTTTAGTGGGGATGGACA AAATGTCCTAACTGGCTCGtacaataattatttccaTATTTATGACCGAGAGGGATTGTCCGATATTGCTTTGCAAGCTGATAAGAGTGCATTCAAAGCTAAGCGTGTCGGATCAGCAAAGAATAAGTCGATGCTTTCGCGTGGAAAAACTAATAATAGAAAGGAAGAAATTAACGTTGATGCCattgattttaataagaaaattcttCACGCTTCATGGCATCCAAACGAAAATTCGATTGCTGTGGCTGCAACTAataatcttttcatttttac cga GTTATAA
- a CDS encoding mitochondrial 54S ribosomal uL6m domain-containing protein: MLTLKISLNNIKSTLITCVSLSVKNDYRYNFFQSQILPRFLSTTQSLSSQIGRKPITYPSEVTITHDPTPITQTQIQADLFSTTLTISGPLGTHSMPIKPYVKLNFNDSKKNDKNTSKDKSSDESVFVDDSDQDKKLSVEVRDKTIKQQRQMWGTTRALINNCVIGVSEGYRVLVRFSGVGYRANMEDDKLVLRIGYAHPVIMDVPDDIKCITPSPTKVILSGTDKQRVFQFAANIRKHKPPEPYNQKGIFVGDETIKKKVSKKK, from the coding sequence ATGTTAACTctgaaaatttctttaaataatataaaatctacACTTATTACATGCGTCTCTTTATCAGTAAAAAATGACTatagatataatttttttcaatctcAAATCCTTCCAAGGTTTCTGTCCACAACTCAATCACTTTCTTCGCAAATTGGACGTAAACCAATAACTTATCCATCTGAAGTTACTATTACACATGATCCAACTCCAATTACTCAAACACAAATCCAAGCAGATCTTTTTTCTACAACATTAACAATATCAGGGCCTTTAGGTACTCATTCTATGCCTATTAAACCTTATgtaaaacttaattttaacgattcgaaaaaaaatgataaaaacaCCAGTAAGGACAAATCTTCAGACGAAAGTGTGTTCGTAGACGATAGCGATCAGGATAAAAAACTTAGCGTAGAAGTTAGGGATAAAACTATAAAACAGCAAAGACAAATGTGGGGAACAACAAgagcattaattaataattgtgtTATTGGTGTTAGTGAAGGTTATAGAGTGTTAGTGAGATTTTCTGGAGTAGGTTACAGGGCTAACATGGAAGATGATAAGCTTGTTCTTAGAATTGGATATGCTCATCCTGTCATAATGGATGTTCCTGATGACATTAAATGTATCACACCTAGTCCAACGAAGGTTATATTAAGTGGAACTGATAAGCAAAGAGTATTTCAATTTGCTGCAAATATAAGAAAACACAAACCACCTGAGCCATATAATCAGAAGGGTATATTTGTCGGAGATGAAACAATCAAGAAAAAAGTAAGCAAGAAGAAATAA